In Rouxiella sp. WC2420, the following proteins share a genomic window:
- the ybfE gene encoding LexA regulated protein, with translation MAKEQLDRTTLDLFADDRRPGRPKTNPLSRDEQLRINKRNQLRRDKNNGLRRVELKINAEAVDALNKLAEQQNISRSELIEQMLLSHLNNQES, from the coding sequence ATGGCAAAAGAACAACTGGATCGCACGACGCTTGATCTGTTCGCAGACGATCGCCGTCCGGGACGTCCAAAAACAAATCCGCTTTCTCGCGATGAACAGCTTAGGATTAACAAGCGTAATCAGCTTCGCCGTGACAAAAACAACGGTTTACGTCGCGTAGAGCTGAAAATTAATGCCGAAGCTGTAGATGCGCTTAATAAGCTGGCGGAACAACAAAATATCAGTCGTAGCGAACTGATTGAACAGATGCTGCTGTCTCATTTGAACAATCAGGAAAGCTGA
- the kdpE gene encoding two-component system response regulator KdpE, which translates to MSLTPVNILIVEDEKEIRRFVRTALEGEGMKVFESETLQRGLIEAGTRKPDLVILDLGLPDGDGLDYIRDLRHWSSIPIIVLSARTGEEDKIAALDAGADDFLTKPFGVGELLARVRVSLRRHAGGQQESPQVCFADVTVDLINRRVQRNGEDLHLTPIEFRLLAELLANSGKVITQRQLLSHVWGPNYVEHSHYLRIYMGHLRQKLELDAARPRHLLTETGVGYRFMP; encoded by the coding sequence ATGAGCCTGACCCCGGTAAATATTCTGATTGTCGAAGATGAGAAAGAGATCCGTCGCTTTGTTCGCACCGCGCTGGAGGGGGAAGGCATGAAAGTTTTTGAGAGCGAAACGCTGCAGCGTGGGCTGATTGAAGCCGGAACCCGTAAGCCAGATCTGGTCATTCTCGATCTTGGCCTGCCGGACGGTGATGGGTTGGACTACATCCGCGATTTGCGTCACTGGAGCAGTATCCCGATTATTGTCCTGTCTGCCCGCACCGGCGAAGAGGACAAAATTGCCGCGCTCGACGCCGGAGCAGACGATTTTCTCACTAAACCTTTTGGCGTCGGTGAACTGCTGGCCAGAGTCCGTGTTTCTTTGCGCCGCCATGCAGGCGGTCAGCAGGAAAGCCCGCAGGTCTGTTTTGCCGATGTTACCGTTGATTTGATTAACCGGCGCGTGCAGCGTAACGGAGAAGATCTGCACCTCACGCCGATTGAATTCCGTTTACTGGCCGAATTGCTGGCAAACAGCGGCAAAGTCATTACTCAGCGGCAGTTACTCAGTCATGTCTGGGGTCCAAACTACGTTGAGCACAGCCATTATTTACGTATTTATATGGGCCATTTGCGGCAGAAGCTCGAGCTGGATGCCGCTCGCCCTCGCCATTTACTCACTGAAACCGGAGTCGGTTATCGCTTTATGCCCTGA
- the ybfF gene encoding esterase: MKLHYRLQQAESSTSTALPVLLVHGLFGTLDNLGVLARDLKQQHSVLQVDLRNHGLSERSDEMTYQKMAEDLLETLDDVSFDKVIVIGHSMGAKAAMALTAVAPERIDKLIAIDMAPVDYQTRRHDEIFAALNAVTEAGIKDRAGATQLMQQYATEDGVIQFLLKSFSQGEWRFNVPVLLAEYANIIGWQNVPSWPHPALFIRGGESPYVQDSYRSAIASQFPQARAYVVAGSGHWVHAEKPEAVLRAIHRFIDVP; encoded by the coding sequence ATGAAATTACATTATCGACTGCAACAAGCTGAATCTTCCACTTCTACCGCCCTGCCGGTACTGTTAGTCCATGGCCTGTTTGGCACGCTGGATAATCTCGGCGTGTTGGCGCGCGACCTGAAACAACAGCATAGTGTGCTACAGGTAGATTTGCGTAATCACGGGCTTTCAGAACGCTCGGATGAAATGACTTATCAAAAAATGGCTGAAGATTTGCTCGAAACGCTGGATGACGTCAGCTTCGACAAGGTGATCGTCATCGGTCACTCGATGGGCGCCAAGGCCGCAATGGCGCTGACTGCCGTGGCTCCAGAGCGTATCGATAAGCTCATCGCCATCGATATGGCACCCGTTGATTATCAGACTCGTCGTCATGACGAGATTTTCGCCGCGCTGAATGCGGTGACCGAAGCCGGTATTAAAGACCGCGCGGGCGCGACACAACTGATGCAGCAATACGCAACAGAAGATGGCGTGATTCAGTTTCTGTTGAAGTCTTTTTCACAGGGTGAATGGCGCTTTAACGTCCCGGTGTTGCTGGCAGAATACGCTAACATCATTGGCTGGCAAAACGTGCCGTCCTGGCCACATCCGGCACTGTTTATTCGCGGCGGAGAATCCCCTTACGTGCAGGATAGCTATCGCAGCGCCATTGCCAGTCAATTCCCTCAGGCGCGCGCCTATGTGGTCGCCGGAAGTGGTCATTGGGTACACGCTGAAAAACCCGAAGCAGTGTTGCGCGCAATTCATCGCTTCATTGATGTGCCGTGA
- the fldA gene encoding flavodoxin FldA, which yields MAVVGIFFGSDTGNTENIAKMIQKQLGKDVADVQDIAKSSKEDLEKYDILLLGIPTWYYGEAQCDWDDFFPTLEEIDFEGKLVALFGCGDQEDYAEYFCDAMGTVRDIIEPRGAVIVGHWPTEGYGYEASKGMADDTHFIGLAIDEDRQPELTNERVDAWVKQISEELSLAEIIG from the coding sequence ATGGCAGTTGTAGGTATCTTCTTTGGTTCCGACACCGGAAACACCGAAAACATCGCAAAAATGATCCAGAAGCAGTTGGGTAAAGATGTTGCTGACGTGCAGGACATCGCCAAAAGCAGCAAAGAAGATCTGGAAAAATACGATATTCTGCTGCTCGGCATCCCGACCTGGTACTACGGTGAAGCACAGTGTGACTGGGACGACTTTTTCCCGACGCTGGAAGAGATAGATTTTGAAGGCAAACTGGTTGCGCTGTTCGGCTGTGGCGACCAGGAAGATTACGCAGAATACTTCTGTGATGCGATGGGTACTGTGCGCGATATCATCGAACCTCGCGGTGCGGTAATTGTCGGCCACTGGCCAACCGAAGGTTACGGTTATGAAGCCTCGAAAGGTATGGCTGATGACACGCACTTTATCGGGCTGGCAATCGACGAAGACCGTCAACCAGAGCTGACCAACGAACGTGTTGATGCCTGGGTTAAGCAAATTTCTGAAGAGTTAAGCCTCGCTGAGATTATCGGTTAA
- the fur gene encoding ferric iron uptake transcriptional regulator, whose translation MTDNNTALKKAGLKVTLPRLKILEVLQAPAGHHVSAEDLYKELIDMGEEIGLATVYRVLNQFDDAGIVTRHNFEGGKSVFELTQQHHHDHLICLDCGRVIEFRDEYIEARQRDIAKAHGIKLTNHSLYLYGHCENGNCVEDETLHGKG comes from the coding sequence ATGACTGACAACAACACCGCACTGAAGAAAGCCGGCTTAAAAGTCACGCTTCCACGCCTGAAAATTCTGGAAGTGTTGCAAGCTCCGGCAGGACATCACGTCAGTGCGGAAGATTTGTACAAAGAACTGATTGATATGGGCGAAGAGATTGGTCTTGCCACGGTTTACCGTGTTCTGAACCAATTTGACGACGCTGGCATTGTTACCCGTCACAATTTCGAAGGTGGCAAGTCAGTATTTGAGCTGACTCAGCAGCATCACCATGATCATTTAATCTGCCTCGATTGTGGACGCGTCATCGAATTCCGTGATGAATACATCGAAGCTCGTCAGCGTGATATTGCCAAAGCTCATGGTATTAAATTGACTAACCACAGCCTTTATCTTTACGGACATTGCGAAAACGGCAACTGCGTAGAAGATGAAACGCTGCACGGTAAAGGCTGA
- the pgm gene encoding phosphoglucomutase (alpha-D-glucose-1,6-bisphosphate-dependent): MANNPRAGQPAQQSDLINVAQLTSQYYVLQPDPANTAHAVKFGTSGHRGSAGRHSFNESHILAIAQAIAEVRKEQGTTGPCYVGKDTHALSEPAFISVLEVLTANGVDVIVQENNGFTPTPAVSHAILTHNKKGGVKADGIVITPSHNPPEDGGIKYNPTNGGPADTDLTSVIEKRANVLIADGLKGVKRQSLDKAWQGAHLKEQDLVQGYVEDLVNIIDFPAIQKAGLKLGVDPLGGSGIEYWKRIAEHYKLDLTLVNDSVDQTFRFMHLDHDGVIRMDCSSEFAMGGLLALKDKFDLAFANDPDYDRHGIVTPKGLMNPNHYLAVAINYLFQHRPQWGADVAVGKTLVSSAMIDRVVADLGRKLVEVPVGFKWFVDGLFDGSFGFGGEESAGASFLRFDGTPWSTDKDGIILCLLAAEITAVTGKNPQQHYDELAARFGAPSYNRIQAPATHAQKAALSKLSPEQVKADTLAGDPITERLTKAPGNGASIGGLKVMTKNGWFAARPSGTEEAYKIYCESFLGAEHREQIEKEAVEIVSKVLADAK; the protein is encoded by the coding sequence GTGGCTAACAACCCCCGTGCAGGGCAACCTGCTCAGCAAAGCGATTTGATTAACGTTGCACAACTTACGTCACAGTATTACGTGCTGCAACCCGATCCGGCCAACACTGCCCATGCAGTTAAATTTGGTACTTCTGGACATCGCGGTAGCGCCGGGCGTCACAGCTTCAACGAATCACACATTTTGGCGATTGCTCAGGCTATCGCGGAAGTGCGCAAGGAGCAGGGGACTACCGGTCCATGCTACGTAGGTAAAGACACCCACGCGTTGTCTGAGCCGGCATTTATTTCCGTGCTGGAAGTTCTGACTGCCAATGGCGTCGACGTTATTGTTCAGGAAAACAATGGCTTCACTCCTACGCCTGCGGTATCTCATGCCATTCTGACCCACAATAAAAAGGGCGGCGTGAAAGCTGACGGCATCGTTATTACTCCGTCGCACAATCCACCTGAAGACGGTGGCATTAAATATAACCCGACCAACGGCGGTCCGGCTGATACCGATCTGACCTCTGTCATTGAAAAACGCGCTAACGTGCTGATTGCCGACGGCCTGAAAGGCGTCAAGCGCCAGTCGCTGGATAAAGCCTGGCAGGGCGCTCATCTGAAAGAGCAAGATCTGGTGCAGGGTTATGTTGAAGATCTGGTCAACATTATCGATTTCCCGGCAATTCAGAAAGCCGGCCTGAAACTCGGTGTTGATCCGCTGGGTGGTTCAGGTATCGAATACTGGAAACGCATTGCCGAGCACTACAAGCTGGACCTGACACTGGTTAACGATTCTGTCGATCAGACTTTCCGCTTTATGCATCTTGACCACGACGGTGTGATCCGCATGGACTGCTCGTCTGAATTCGCGATGGGCGGCCTGCTGGCATTGAAAGACAAGTTCGACCTGGCCTTTGCCAATGACCCGGATTATGACCGCCACGGCATCGTTACGCCGAAAGGCCTGATGAATCCGAACCATTATCTGGCCGTTGCAATTAATTACCTGTTCCAGCATCGTCCACAGTGGGGCGCCGATGTCGCCGTGGGTAAAACGCTGGTTTCAAGCGCAATGATCGACCGCGTGGTGGCTGACCTTGGCCGTAAACTGGTTGAAGTTCCTGTTGGCTTCAAATGGTTCGTTGATGGTCTGTTTGACGGCAGCTTTGGTTTCGGCGGTGAAGAAAGCGCGGGGGCGTCGTTCCTGCGTTTCGACGGTACTCCGTGGTCAACCGATAAAGACGGCATCATCCTGTGCCTGCTGGCAGCCGAAATCACCGCCGTGACCGGCAAGAATCCGCAGCAGCACTACGATGAACTGGCCGCGCGCTTCGGTGCTCCGAGCTACAACCGTATTCAGGCTCCTGCGACTCACGCGCAGAAAGCTGCGTTATCCAAGCTTTCTCCTGAGCAGGTCAAAGCCGATACGCTGGCGGGTGACCCAATCACCGAGCGTCTGACCAAGGCTCCGGGCAACGGCGCTTCTATTGGTGGACTGAAAGTGATGACTAAAAATGGCTGGTTCGCGGCACGCCCATCGGGCACAGAAGAAGCTTACAAGATTTATTGTGAAAGCTTCCTGGGTGCCGAGCACCGTGAACAAATCGAAAAAGAAGCCGTGGAAATTGTCAGCAAAGTATTAGCCGACGCTAAATAA
- the seqA gene encoding replication initiation negative regulator SeqA, whose product MKTIEVDEELYRYIASHTQHIGESASDIIRRMLKFTAGQEVQTAAKTNASAASAEKPAAVVANTPANRVRAVRELLLSDEYAEQTRAVNRFMLILTTLYTLNPKEFAVATESLHGRTRTYFAGDQQTLLQNGIHTKPKHVPGTPYWVITNTNTGRKRSMIEHIMQLMQFPAELTDKVCGTL is encoded by the coding sequence ATGAAAACGATTGAGGTTGATGAAGAGCTTTACCGCTATATCGCGAGCCACACGCAGCATATCGGTGAAAGTGCATCAGACATTATACGGCGGATGCTGAAATTTACTGCCGGCCAGGAAGTGCAGACTGCTGCAAAAACCAATGCCAGCGCAGCATCGGCAGAGAAACCAGCAGCGGTCGTTGCCAACACGCCTGCCAATCGCGTGCGTGCGGTGCGTGAACTCTTGCTGTCAGACGAATATGCAGAACAGACCAGAGCGGTTAACCGTTTCATGCTGATCCTCACCACGCTTTATACGCTTAATCCGAAAGAATTTGCGGTTGCGACCGAGTCTTTACATGGCCGTACACGGACTTATTTTGCCGGCGACCAACAAACGTTGCTGCAAAACGGAATCCATACCAAGCCAAAGCACGTTCCTGGAACCCCTTACTGGGTTATCACCAATACCAACACCGGTCGTAAACGCAGCATGATCGAACACATCATGCAATTGATGCAGTTCCCAGCCGAACTGACCGATAAAGTTTGCGGCACCCTTTAA